A stretch of the Gossypium hirsutum isolate 1008001.06 chromosome D07, Gossypium_hirsutum_v2.1, whole genome shotgun sequence genome encodes the following:
- the LOC107954319 gene encoding calcium-dependent protein kinase 17, which produces MGNCCSRGSPAAEDANDDKGDAPKQAEGSPSSGGAGSNSMSDSIGNVLGRPMEDIKATYTIGKELGRGQFGVTHLCTHKTTGEQFACKTITKRKLSTKEDIEDVKREVQIMHHLTGQPNIVELKGAYEDKHSVHLVMELCAGGELFDRIIAKGHYSERAAASLLRTIVQIVHTCHSMGVIHRDLKPENFLLLNNDEDSPLKATDFGLSAFYKPGEEFKDIVGSAYYIAPEVLKRKYGPEADIWSVGVMLYILLSGSPPFWAESENGIFNAILRGHIDFSSDPWPRISTQAKDVVRKMLNADPKQRLTASQVLSHPWIKEDGEAPDTPLDNAVLNRLKQFKAMNQFKKVALRVIAGCLSEEEIMGLKEMFKGMDTDNSGTITLEELKQGLAKQGTKLSEYEVKQLMEAADADGNGTIDYDEFITATMHMNRMDREDHLYHAFQHFDKDNSGYITTEELDQALREYGMHDDQDIKEIISEVDIDNDGRINYDEFVAMMRKGNPEPNPKKRRELFI; this is translated from the exons ATGGGGAATTGTTGCTCTCGTGGCAGCCCCGCCGCCGAAGACGCTAACGACGACAAGGGAGATGCGCCAAAGCAAGCAGAAGGTTCACCATCATCAGGAGGAGCCGGCTCCAACTCCATGTCAGACTCCATCGGGAACGTCTTAGGACGGCCAATGGAAGACATTAAAGCAACGTACACCATCGGTAAGGAATTGGGTAGGGGGCAGTTCGGGGTGACCCATTTGTGTACTCACAAGACGACCGGGGAACAATTCGCTTGCAAGACGATAACCAAGAGAAAACTATCTACCAAAGAGGATATTGAAGACGTTAAAAGGGAAGTACAGATCATGCACCATTTGACGGGTCAGCCTAACATCGTGGAACTCAAGGGAGCCTACGAAGATAAGCATTCGGTTCATTTGGTGATGGAGTTGTGTGCCGGAGGAGAGCTGTTTGATAGGATCATTGCTAAGGGCCATTATAGCGAGCGTGCTGCAGCTTCTTTGCTTCGAACCATTGTTCAGATTGTGCACACTTGCCATTCTATGGGGGTCATCCATAGGGATCTCAAGCCTGAGAATTTCTTGTTGTTGAATAATGATGAAGATTCCCCTCTCAAGGCCACTGATTTTGGTCTCTCAGCCTTTTACAAGCCAG GTGAAGAATTCAAAGACATTGTTGGAAGTGCATATTATATTGCACCTGAAGTTTTGAAGAGGAAATATGGACCTGAAGCTGATATATGGAGTGTCGGAGTTATGTTGTATATTCTTCTATCTGGTTCTCCACCCTTCTGGGCAG AGTCCGAAAATGGGATATTCAACGCAATTTTGCGAGGTCACATTGATTTCTCGAGTGACCCATGGCCTCGAATTTCAACTCAAGCAAAGGATGTCGTAAGGAAGATGCTAAACGCGGATCCCAAACAGAGGTTAACCGCCAGCCAGGTTCTAA GTCATCCATGGATTAAAGAGGATGGTGAAGCACCGGATACACCTCTTGACAATGCAGTTCTAAACAGGCTCAAACAGTTCAAAGCAATGAACCAGTTCAAGAAAGTTGCTTTGCGG GTGATTGCGGGGTGTTTATCAGAAGAAGAAATCATGGGGTTGAAAGAGATGTTCAAGGGCATGGACACCGATAACAGCGGCACCATAACACTTGAAGAATTGAAGCAAGGGCTTGCAAAGCAAGGAACCAAACTCTCTGAATACGAAGTTAAACAACTAATGGAGGCC gCTGATGCAGATGGAAATGGAACCATAGACTACGATGAGTTCATCACTGCCACAATGCATATGAACCGAATGGATAGAGAAGATCATCTCTACCATGCCTTCCAACACTTTGATAAAGATAACAGCGG GTATATCACTACCGAAGAACTGGACCAAGCTCTACGTGAATATGGAATGCATGATGACCAAGACATAAAGGAAATCATTTCTGAAGTTGACATCGATAAT GATGGAAGGATCAACTATGATGAATTTGTGGCAATGATGAGGAAAGGAAACCCCGAACCAAATCCTAAGAAACGACGTGAATTgttcatttaa